One segment of Arthrobacter sp. MMS18-M83 DNA contains the following:
- a CDS encoding NAD(P)-dependent oxidoreductase encodes MTSNYTVAVLGLGAMGLPMASRLATQLTVHGFDIAEPRLKLAADAGIRTFASAREASESADALLLAVRNGEQLDDVLFGANGVAPVLKPGAVVILGSTVGTEAIPATVARLAEYGVELVDAPLSGGPKRAGEGDLLIVVGATPAAQEKARPALELLASTLSIVGDKPGDGQALKTVNQLLCGVHIAAAAEAMALADALGLDQAKTLAALEAGAAGSFMLSNRGPRILEAYNEEGAEVLSRLDIFVKDMGIVGKATRAAGLAAPVAAAAEQLYLLGQAQGLAAADDSAVIKVVAPTRRTN; translated from the coding sequence ATGACCAGCAATTACACCGTCGCCGTCCTCGGCCTTGGCGCCATGGGCCTGCCGATGGCCAGCCGCCTGGCAACCCAGCTGACCGTCCACGGCTTCGACATCGCCGAACCGCGGTTGAAGCTCGCCGCCGACGCCGGAATCCGCACCTTCGCTTCGGCCCGTGAAGCTTCGGAAAGCGCCGATGCCTTGCTCCTTGCTGTGCGCAACGGTGAACAGCTCGACGACGTCCTCTTCGGCGCCAACGGCGTCGCGCCCGTGCTCAAGCCGGGCGCCGTCGTGATCCTCGGCAGCACTGTCGGTACCGAAGCGATTCCGGCCACTGTCGCCCGCCTGGCGGAGTACGGCGTCGAACTCGTTGACGCACCCCTTTCCGGCGGCCCCAAGCGTGCCGGCGAAGGCGACCTCCTGATCGTGGTGGGCGCTACTCCGGCGGCGCAGGAAAAGGCTCGCCCCGCGCTGGAACTGCTGGCCTCCACCCTGAGCATCGTGGGTGACAAGCCCGGCGACGGCCAGGCACTGAAGACCGTCAACCAGCTCCTCTGCGGTGTCCACATCGCTGCTGCCGCCGAGGCAATGGCACTCGCCGATGCCCTGGGCCTGGACCAAGCCAAGACCCTCGCCGCCCTGGAAGCAGGTGCCGCCGGCTCGTTTATGCTGTCCAACCGCGGCCCCCGAATCCTCGAGGCGTACAACGAGGAAGGCGCCGAGGTCCTCAGCCGCCTGGACATCTTCGTCAAGGACATGGGCATCGTCGGCAAGGCCACCCGCGCCGCCGGCCTGGCCGCACCCGTTGCCGCCGCTGCCGAACAGCTCTACCTCCTCGGCCAGGCCCAAGGCCTCGCCGCCGCCGACGATTCAGCCGTCATCAAGGTCGTCGCGCCCACCAGGCGCACAAACTAA